One Roseburia rectibacter DNA window includes the following coding sequences:
- a CDS encoding flagellin N-terminal helical domain-containing protein — protein sequence MAMRITNNIILHNTSININGNKGNVDTLNNQMTSQKKIQRPSDDPVTAIRALRLRSTLSEIDQYYEKNIPDAESWLDVTETAITSMQEVIKTIRTQCEYGAQDSLTTDNRKTILTQLEKLRDKVYAEGNADYAGRTVFTGYRTNKKLTFTEDEQKTSYEIDQKMSYADLQEHRYYGNDVTVPGNQADVLDGTKIASPTQAAYNRIRLGYDSIDSLDVTDATGTTTKTSANGSTVTIDYNYTDAAGAKQTGNMNVTVYDSYDKWLEASTKTPKSYDIADGEAVLIRNTGEMVFSKTAADTLSTNKASLDISYTKTGFTNGELRPEYYYNCTNITDTNNKLKYEKYDKDGNQIYQDIDYVVAANQTLTVNTEASNVFDHGLSRDVDELIDAVQRSLDAEQKVTDLNAMKKMQEYSSDDCQAKLEEWIAAAEKERDYANDNMQKLYNSYIGNCDKYLNKVNLALTDVGSKGQSLALTKNRMSNEQETMEELKSKNEDRELSDIILEYTAAYTAYQSSLQAASKVNQVTLLSYL from the coding sequence ATGGCAATGCGTATTACAAATAATATCATATTGCATAATACATCCATTAATATCAATGGAAATAAAGGAAATGTGGACACACTGAACAATCAGATGACCAGCCAGAAAAAAATACAGCGTCCTTCCGATGACCCGGTAACGGCGATCCGTGCACTCCGTCTGCGCAGTACCTTAAGCGAGATCGACCAGTACTACGAGAAGAACATTCCAGATGCAGAGTCATGGTTAGATGTAACAGAGACTGCGATCACCAGTATGCAGGAAGTAATCAAGACGATCCGTACCCAGTGCGAATACGGTGCCCAGGATTCCCTGACAACAGACAACCGGAAAACAATCCTGACACAGCTGGAAAAACTTCGTGACAAAGTATATGCAGAGGGAAATGCAGACTATGCCGGCAGAACAGTATTTACCGGATACCGCACAAATAAAAAGCTGACATTCACGGAAGACGAACAAAAGACTTCATACGAGATCGACCAGAAGATGTCGTATGCTGATCTGCAGGAACACCGGTATTATGGAAATGATGTTACAGTTCCGGGAAATCAGGCAGATGTGTTAGATGGCACAAAGATCGCCTCTCCAACCCAGGCTGCTTATAATAGAATCCGTCTTGGTTATGACAGCATTGACAGTCTGGATGTGACAGATGCAACAGGAACTACCACGAAAACCTCTGCAAATGGAAGTACAGTAACCATTGATTATAATTATACGGATGCGGCAGGTGCGAAGCAGACTGGAAATATGAACGTCACGGTATACGATTCTTATGATAAATGGTTAGAAGCATCCACGAAAACACCAAAATCATATGACATTGCAGATGGTGAGGCAGTGCTGATCCGTAATACCGGAGAAATGGTATTCAGCAAAACAGCAGCAGATACACTTTCCACTAATAAAGCATCTCTTGATATTTCCTATACAAAGACCGGATTTACAAATGGTGAACTTCGTCCGGAATATTATTACAACTGCACAAATATTACAGATACGAACAATAAGTTAAAGTATGAGAAATATGATAAAGATGGCAATCAGATCTATCAGGATATCGATTATGTAGTGGCAGCAAACCAGACACTTACTGTCAATACAGAGGCATCAAATGTATTTGATCACGGACTCAGCAGGGATGTGGATGAGCTGATCGATGCGGTACAGCGTTCGCTTGACGCAGAACAGAAAGTGACAGATTTAAATGCCATGAAGAAAATGCAGGAATATTCTTCCGATGACTGTCAGGCAAAATTAGAAGAGTGGATCGCGGCAGCCGAAAAAGAGCGTGATTATGCAAATGATAATATGCAGAAACTTTATAACAGCTACATCGGAAACTGTGACAAATACCTGAACAAAGTGAATCTTGCATTAACGGATGTCGGAAGTAAAGGACAGAGCCTTGCTCTGACCAAAAACCGTATGTCAAATGAGCAGGAGACTATGGAAGAGCTGAAGTCTAAGAACGAAGATCGTGAACTCTCTGATATTATTTTGGAATATACAGCGGCATATACTGCTTATCAGTCATCACTGCAGGCAGCATCTAAGGTGAATCAGGTGACACTGCTCAGCTATCTGTAA
- a CDS encoding flagellar protein FlaG: MGVQRIQETSTASYGKSVEAAAAGNSSAAGSGSATGGTTQTVENITTPWKAENKNSTDTKNSLSARNDKDEEQETLVGAGNNTQIRKAVEEINKRAHNSEAVFGIHDATNRVMIKIVDKDTKEVLKEYPPEKTLDMIAKVWEVAGLLVDEKM; encoded by the coding sequence ATGGGAGTTCAACGGATACAGGAAACATCGACAGCATCTTACGGCAAATCCGTAGAGGCAGCTGCAGCAGGAAATAGCAGTGCTGCAGGCAGCGGAAGTGCTACAGGCGGCACAACGCAGACAGTGGAGAACATCACGACTCCATGGAAGGCAGAAAACAAAAACAGTACGGATACCAAAAACAGTCTGAGTGCCAGAAACGACAAGGATGAGGAGCAGGAAACACTCGTAGGAGCAGGAAATAACACCCAGATCCGGAAAGCTGTAGAAGAGATCAATAAGAGAGCACACAATTCGGAAGCAGTCTTTGGCATCCACGATGCCACGAACCGCGTTATGATCAAGATCGTGGACAAGGACACCAAAGAAGTCTTAAAGGAATATCCGCCGGAGAAAACGCTTGACATGATCGCAAAAGTCTGGGAAGTCGCAGGACTTTTAGTGGACGAGAAAATGTAA
- the flgK gene encoding flagellar hook-associated protein FlgK has protein sequence MPSTFFGLTIASSGLSAYQVALNTSANNISNVQTKGYSKQQANRVASESIRAYAKYGSMGTGVTTESVKQLRNQYYDNKYWYNQSSVGLYETKLNYLKQIENYFIDDDSSKGFSTILNTMFNDLDTLKNNAGDVNTRQQFIGSAQNFATFFNSVASGLGDIQNNANEEIKSTVQNINSIAEKIASLNHQINVIEIQGGYANELRDQRALLIDELSKIVPTEAEELPVQNSNDPELPTGANYFTVKIGGQVLVDTYDYETLKCVARENKVNQSDMDGLYDVKWEKTGNSFKAGASSMSGTLKALFDIRDGNNGENFTGEARVIDSKHVKVVSPSITDIEAMTVPESGTLTIYGKDYNYTNFTFETDANGKITSYTFELEDALSQQQSNKVDGMQASIGSSVDTMGVPYYMSQMNQFLRSFCSLFNDIMLKGQDLDGNATDYYSFFTGADQVTGEEYVLGKSDKNHGNTTDCGASSYYKLTASNICVSSICVKDSSKLAAQYKADTEEGVDKYKLVEDLAKLKSDTVLFRAGNASGFLKCMISDISIDTQQSTIFSNNYTNIQAALETQRMSVSGVDEDEEALDLIKFQNAYNLSSKMISVMAEVYDKLIEETGV, from the coding sequence ATGCCATCAACATTTTTTGGATTAACGATTGCATCTTCAGGATTAAGTGCATATCAGGTTGCCTTAAATACGAGTGCAAATAATATATCGAATGTACAGACAAAAGGATACAGCAAACAGCAGGCAAACCGTGTTGCTTCCGAGTCTATTCGTGCCTATGCAAAATACGGCAGTATGGGAACCGGTGTTACGACCGAGTCCGTAAAACAGCTTCGCAACCAGTATTATGACAACAAATACTGGTACAACCAGTCATCTGTCGGTTTATATGAGACGAAGCTCAATTACCTGAAGCAGATTGAAAATTATTTTATTGATGATGATTCTTCCAAAGGTTTTTCAACAATCTTAAACACGATGTTTAATGACTTAGACACTTTAAAGAACAATGCCGGAGATGTGAATACACGTCAGCAGTTTATCGGAAGTGCCCAGAACTTTGCAACATTCTTTAACAGCGTTGCATCCGGTCTGGGAGATATTCAGAATAATGCCAATGAGGAAATCAAGTCCACGGTACAGAATATCAATTCCATTGCAGAGAAGATCGCAAGTTTAAACCACCAGATCAACGTCATTGAAATTCAGGGTGGTTATGCGAACGAACTGCGTGACCAGAGAGCCTTACTGATCGATGAGCTATCCAAGATTGTTCCGACAGAGGCAGAGGAACTTCCGGTACAGAACTCAAACGATCCGGAACTGCCGACAGGAGCTAATTACTTTACAGTTAAGATCGGTGGTCAGGTACTGGTAGATACCTACGATTATGAAACATTAAAATGTGTTGCAAGGGAAAATAAAGTAAACCAGTCCGATATGGACGGTTTATATGATGTTAAATGGGAGAAAACCGGCAACAGCTTCAAAGCTGGCGCAAGTTCCATGTCAGGTACCTTAAAGGCATTGTTTGATATCCGTGATGGCAACAACGGAGAGAACTTTACCGGTGAGGCAAGAGTGATCGACAGCAAACATGTGAAAGTAGTCAGTCCTTCCATCACAGATATTGAGGCAATGACAGTGCCGGAGAGCGGTACACTCACCATTTACGGAAAAGATTACAATTATACGAATTTTACATTTGAGACGGATGCCAATGGCAAGATCACATCCTATACTTTCGAACTTGAGGACGCATTAAGCCAGCAGCAGTCCAATAAGGTAGACGGTATGCAGGCATCCATCGGAAGCTCTGTTGATACCATGGGTGTTCCGTATTACATGTCACAGATGAATCAGTTTTTACGTTCTTTCTGTTCTTTATTTAATGATATCATGTTAAAAGGACAGGATTTAGACGGAAATGCAACAGACTATTATTCTTTCTTTACCGGTGCAGATCAGGTGACCGGTGAGGAATATGTATTAGGAAAGAGCGATAAGAATCATGGAAACACGACAGACTGCGGCGCAAGCTCCTATTACAAACTGACAGCATCCAATATCTGTGTATCTTCCATTTGTGTAAAAGATTCTTCCAAACTGGCTGCACAGTATAAGGCAGATACAGAGGAAGGTGTAGATAAGTATAAACTGGTGGAAGATCTGGCAAAATTAAAGAGTGATACGGTTTTATTCCGTGCAGGAAATGCATCAGGATTCCTGAAATGTATGATTTCTGATATCTCCATTGATACACAGCAGTCTACGATCTTCAGCAACAATTATACAAATATACAGGCGGCGCTTGAGACACAGAGAATGTCTGTTTCCGGTGTGGATGAGGATGAGGAAGCACTTGATCTGATCAAGTTCCAGAATGCCTACAATTTATCATCTAAAATGATCTCAGTTATGGCAGAAGTATATGACAAACTGATCGAGGAAACCGGAGTATAA
- the flgN gene encoding flagellar export chaperone FlgN: MEKNQYIPVMIQSLKKKSEILDTIMELNIRQSEELENPALDPDDFDKTVEEKSKQIEKLDLLDDGFQELFDRVKDDLKNHQDLYRDEIAQMQDYIRKLTSKSATIQVQEARNKDLMTKKFASVHKQVREVRKSQRVVNQYYKNMMKTNYGESVFTDKKK; encoded by the coding sequence ATGGAGAAAAACCAATATATTCCGGTTATGATACAGAGCCTGAAAAAAAAGAGTGAGATATTAGATACCATTATGGAATTAAATATCAGGCAGAGTGAAGAATTGGAAAATCCTGCATTAGATCCGGATGATTTTGATAAGACAGTAGAGGAAAAGTCAAAGCAGATCGAAAAGCTGGATCTATTGGATGATGGTTTTCAGGAACTGTTTGACCGGGTAAAAGATGACTTGAAGAATCATCAGGATCTTTATCGTGATGAAATAGCGCAGATGCAGGATTATATCCGTAAATTAACCAGTAAAAGTGCAACCATACAGGTACAGGAAGCACGCAATAAAGATTTAATGACAAAAAAATTTGCATCTGTACATAAACAGGTCAGAGAAGTCCGCAAGAGCCAGCGTGTTGTAAATCAGTATTATAAAAATATGATGAAGACAAACTATGGCGAGTCGGTGTTTACGGACAAGAAGAAATAG
- the fliD gene encoding flagellar filament capping protein FliD — MPIRITGLTSGLDTESIISALVSSYNYKTNKYKKAQTKLSWKQDAWKTLNTKIYSLYSSVGSMKLSTAYNLKSTTVSDSTKATVKAGNNAPTGTQQLNILKVAQAGYLTGAQLSSKTTTSTTLAELGYTGGDAKINLTKGDGTTKEITLTQGSTVGDVIASLKDAGVSANYDATNHRIFISSKDTGKDNDFTLTGANTEGARALYQMGLAVGSDATNATYKSYTQYYDADGTQLEQNVVKAIEKYQKAQASYKTASGQNANLSSAYGYAAAYTEMMDALKNSGLSADDQKKLKTLLGMSATQRVNSVMDAAGNVYTEAGKDADGNTIYAYDNNGTKQYIQKVVTYQGSDNLTYTANDDGTYTDKDGHVWTATGDKDDDGNAKYSYISDDGTTQTISIKENVAYYNATGTSHKIGDKYTDKNGVVYTPNDNGTYAGTDGKNYILDGTTFKEVDSDKNVVSGGKTVAVSDCTTEDITEMKYTQGTAATGIERSADVLSKIREDKKDTLTDEVVSKLTSNIEKVNVYESAEDSLAADDEYSRKNIIDSIQQAYQTGKASDVTKVTNKYAEVITKNQTTMTTAQKTMDDNSVLADLAAMDSTSSDYTTALTAFVKKVQNSKEIMDQSSQYTNSGAKKIDGCDSEIKLNGITYTSSLNTYSINGLSITAMQATGDGDTNAITVTTATDTQAIYDKIKSFLTQYNSLINEMTSLYNADTAKGYEPLTDDEKSAMSDSEVEKWEEKIKSSLLRRDDSLESVMNLMTNAMSQPVTIDGKKYYLSSFGIKTLGFLNAPENQQNAYHIDGDEDDTATSGNEDKLMAMINSDPDTVVSFMQQLTTNLYDAIGTKMKSSTLSSIYKVYNDKEMASEYSDYTTTIKKWEQKLQDQEDAYYKKFSAMETALSKLQSQTSSLSNLFGG; from the coding sequence ATGCCAATCAGAATTACCGGTCTGACATCAGGTCTTGATACAGAGTCTATCATTTCAGCTCTGGTATCTTCATACAACTATAAGACGAATAAATACAAAAAGGCACAGACAAAATTATCCTGGAAGCAGGATGCGTGGAAAACACTGAATACGAAGATTTACAGTCTTTACAGCAGCGTCGGCAGCATGAAATTATCTACCGCATATAATTTAAAATCAACAACTGTTTCCGATTCTACCAAAGCAACGGTAAAGGCAGGAAATAATGCACCGACCGGAACACAGCAGTTAAATATTCTTAAAGTTGCGCAGGCGGGTTATCTGACCGGAGCACAGCTTTCAAGCAAGACGACGACATCCACAACACTTGCTGAACTAGGTTATACAGGTGGAGATGCAAAGATCAATCTGACAAAGGGTGATGGTACAACAAAAGAGATCACATTAACACAGGGATCAACCGTTGGTGATGTGATTGCATCATTAAAAGATGCCGGTGTCAGTGCAAACTATGATGCAACAAATCATCGTATCTTCATTAGCTCAAAGGATACCGGAAAAGATAACGATTTTACCCTGACCGGTGCAAATACAGAAGGTGCGAGAGCACTGTATCAGATGGGACTGGCTGTTGGTTCGGATGCAACAAATGCAACATATAAGTCTTATACGCAGTACTATGATGCAGATGGTACACAACTAGAACAGAATGTTGTGAAGGCCATCGAGAAATATCAGAAGGCGCAGGCATCATATAAGACAGCATCAGGACAGAATGCGAATCTTTCATCTGCATATGGATATGCAGCGGCATATACAGAGATGATGGATGCGTTAAAAAACAGTGGTTTATCTGCTGATGATCAGAAGAAACTTAAAACTTTACTTGGCATGAGTGCAACCCAGAGAGTGAATTCTGTGATGGATGCGGCTGGGAATGTATATACAGAAGCAGGTAAAGATGCAGATGGTAATACGATTTACGCGTATGATAATAATGGAACCAAACAGTATATACAGAAAGTTGTAACTTATCAGGGAAGCGATAATCTTACCTATACAGCGAATGATGACGGAACTTATACAGATAAAGATGGTCATGTCTGGACAGCAACCGGTGATAAGGATGATGATGGAAATGCAAAATATTCTTATATCTCAGATGATGGCACGACACAGACGATCAGTATCAAAGAAAATGTGGCATATTATAATGCTACAGGTACATCGCATAAGATTGGGGATAAGTATACAGATAAAAACGGAGTTGTGTATACACCGAATGATAACGGAACATATGCAGGAACAGATGGAAAAAATTATATATTAGACGGAACCACTTTTAAGGAAGTAGATAGTGATAAAAATGTAGTCAGTGGTGGAAAAACAGTTGCTGTGTCAGATTGTACAACAGAAGATATTACAGAGATGAAATATACACAGGGAACTGCAGCAACAGGTATCGAACGTTCCGCAGATGTACTCAGTAAGATTAGAGAGGATAAGAAGGATACACTTACCGATGAGGTTGTTTCTAAATTGACATCTAATATTGAGAAAGTCAATGTGTATGAAAGTGCAGAGGATTCACTGGCTGCTGATGATGAATATTCCAGAAAGAATATCATTGATTCCATTCAGCAGGCATATCAAACAGGTAAAGCAAGTGATGTTACAAAGGTGACAAACAAATATGCGGAGGTCATTACAAAGAATCAGACGACCATGACCACAGCACAGAAAACGATGGATGATAATTCGGTACTTGCAGATCTGGCTGCAATGGATTCAACTTCATCAGACTATACAACAGCATTAACTGCATTTGTAAAGAAAGTACAGAATTCAAAAGAAATTATGGATCAGAGCTCTCAATATACCAATTCAGGTGCTAAGAAGATTGATGGCTGTGATTCTGAAATTAAATTAAACGGTATTACATACACCAGTTCACTGAATACCTACTCTATCAACGGACTTTCCATTACTGCAATGCAGGCAACCGGAGATGGGGATACCAATGCGATTACCGTCACAACTGCGACCGATACACAGGCAATTTACGATAAGATCAAGAGTTTCCTGACACAGTACAATTCTCTGATCAACGAAATGACATCACTTTACAACGCAGATACGGCAAAGGGATATGAGCCTTTGACAGATGATGAAAAGAGTGCAATGTCCGATTCAGAAGTTGAGAAGTGGGAAGAAAAAATTAAATCTTCACTGCTCCGCCGTGATGACAGCCTGGAAAGTGTCATGAATCTGATGACGAATGCCATGAGTCAGCCGGTTACGATTGATGGCAAGAAATATTATCTGTCAAGTTTTGGAATCAAGACATTAGGTTTCTTGAATGCACCGGAGAACCAGCAGAATGCATATCATATTGACGGTGACGAGGACGATACAGCAACTTCCGGAAACGAAGATAAGCTGATGGCAATGATCAACTCTGATCCGGATACGGTCGTTTCCTTTATGCAGCAGCTTACGACCAATTTATACGATGCAATTGGAACGAAGATGAAATCTTCAACTTTAAGCAGTATTTATAAAGTATACAATGATAAAGAGATGGCTTCTGAATACAGTGATTACACCACCACGATCAAAAAGTGGGAGCAGAAACTGCAGGATCAGGAGGACGCATATTACAAGAAGTTCTCTGCAATGGAGACAGCATTGTCTAAATTACAGAGCCAGACATCTTCATTATCCAACCTGTTCGGAGGTTGA
- a CDS encoding flagellin N-terminal helical domain-containing protein, whose protein sequence is MVVQHNLTAMNANRQLGITTGAQAKSSEKLSSGYRINRAGDDAAGLTISEKMRSQIRGLNKASDNAQDGVSLIQVAEGALNETHSILQRMNELSTQAANDTNTTADRTAIQKEIDQLQSEITRISSTTQFNTMNLIDGKFTGKNLQVGSLCGQTITVSIDSMSASSLGVNSLKVSSFSAAGAAMCSVQKAISMVSEQRSKLGAIQNRLEHTIANLDNIAENTQSAESRIRDTDMAEEMVEYSKNNILAQAGQSMLAQANQSTQGVLSLLQ, encoded by the coding sequence ATGGTAGTACAGCACAATCTTACAGCTATGAACGCTAACAGACAGTTAGGTATCACAACAGGAGCTCAGGCAAAATCTTCTGAGAAATTATCTTCTGGTTACAGAATCAACCGTGCAGGTGATGATGCTGCTGGTTTAACAATTTCTGAGAAAATGAGAAGCCAGATCCGTGGATTAAACAAAGCTTCTGACAACGCTCAGGACGGTGTTTCTTTAATCCAGGTTGCTGAGGGTGCATTAAACGAGACTCACTCTATCTTACAGCGTATGAATGAGTTATCTACTCAGGCAGCAAACGATACTAACACAACTGCTGATAGAACAGCTATCCAGAAAGAGATTGACCAGTTACAGTCTGAGATCACAAGAATCTCTTCTACAACTCAGTTCAACACAATGAACTTAATCGATGGAAAATTCACAGGAAAGAACCTTCAGGTTGGTTCTCTTTGCGGACAGACCATCACAGTTTCTATCGACTCTATGTCTGCATCTAGCTTAGGAGTAAACTCTCTTAAAGTTTCTAGCTTCTCAGCAGCAGGTGCAGCTATGTGTTCCGTTCAGAAAGCTATCAGCATGGTATCTGAGCAGAGATCTAAACTTGGTGCTATCCAGAACCGTTTAGAGCACACAATCGCTAACCTTGATAACATCGCTGAGAATACTCAGTCAGCAGAGTCTCGTATCCGTGATACAGATATGGCTGAAGAGATGGTTGAGTACAGCAAGAACAACATCCTTGCTCAGGCAGGACAGTCTATGCTTGCTCAGGCTAACCAGTCTACTCAGGGTGTACTTTCTCTGTTACAGTAA
- the fliW gene encoding flagellar assembly protein FliW: MKANTRLFGEIDIDEEKIITLENGMIGFPDLRKFTLIFDKEKERTPSSIMWFQSMDEPEIAFPVMHPNEIKPDYAPSVSDEMLTPLGDLTEDNTYILVTLTAAADKKDTTVNLKAPLVINTDTRKGCQVIVEDDYPIKFNVYEAVKGRKKAEE, encoded by the coding sequence ATGAAAGCAAATACAAGGCTTTTTGGGGAGATAGATATTGACGAGGAGAAGATCATTACTTTAGAGAATGGAATGATCGGATTCCCGGATTTAAGAAAGTTTACCCTGATTTTTGATAAGGAAAAAGAGAGAACACCGTCCTCAATCATGTGGTTTCAGTCCATGGACGAACCGGAAATTGCATTTCCGGTCATGCATCCGAATGAGATCAAACCTGATTATGCACCATCGGTAAGCGATGAGATGCTGACGCCACTTGGAGATCTTACAGAGGATAATACCTACATACTTGTAACGCTCACAGCAGCGGCGGATAAAAAAGATACGACTGTTAATCTGAAAGCACCGCTGGTGATCAATACAGACACCAGAAAAGGATGCCAGGTGATCGTCGAGGATGATTATCCGATCAAGTTTAATGTATATGAAGCTGTAAAAGGCAGAAAGAAAGCAGAGGAATAA
- the fliS gene encoding flagellar export chaperone FliS — protein MLANKGYAAYANNKVMTASPAELTLMLYEGAIKFSNIAVEAIEAKDIQKAHDNIIKVEHIIEEFQSTLNHKYPVAKDFDEVYNYLMMRLQEANMKKDKEIMEEVLKHLRTMRDTWKQVMKLAHTQQ, from the coding sequence ATGCTGGCTAACAAGGGATACGCAGCGTATGCAAACAACAAAGTTATGACTGCATCACCGGCAGAATTGACATTGATGCTTTATGAAGGTGCGATAAAATTTTCGAATATTGCGGTTGAGGCAATTGAGGCGAAAGATATACAGAAAGCCCATGATAATATTATAAAAGTAGAGCACATTATTGAGGAGTTTCAGAGTACGTTGAATCATAAATATCCGGTGGCAAAAGATTTTGATGAGGTATATAATTATCTGATGATGCGCTTACAGGAAGCAAACATGAAAAAAGATAAGGAAATCATGGAAGAAGTATTGAAACATCTTCGTACCATGCGTGATACCTGGAAACAGGTTATGAAGCTGGCACATACACAGCAGTAA
- the csrA gene encoding carbon storage regulator CsrA has translation MLALTRKKGESLVVNNNIEITVLEIRGDQVKIGISAPKEVPIYRKEVYLQIQNENKAALNIDAIASLKDLL, from the coding sequence ATGCTGGCATTGACACGAAAAAAAGGTGAATCTCTGGTGGTAAACAATAACATTGAGATCACAGTGCTTGAAATCCGCGGAGATCAGGTAAAGATCGGCATATCAGCACCCAAAGAAGTGCCGATATACCGCAAGGAAGTATATCTTCAGATTCAGAATGAAAATAAGGCAGCTCTTAATATCGATGCGATCGCATCTTTAAAGGATCTGCTTTGA